One stretch of Carassius carassius chromosome 18, fCarCar2.1, whole genome shotgun sequence DNA includes these proteins:
- the LOC132092604 gene encoding aquaporin-4-like codes for MTSCGALDRFRRCGSSCSCNTSIMAAFKGVWTQEFWRAVSGEFLAMIIFVLLSLGSTINWAATQEKPPPADLVLISLCFGLSIATLVQCFGHISGAHINPAVTTAMVATRKLSLAKGAFYLLAQCLGAVVGAAILYGVTPASVRGGMGVTSVNAEISTGHAIVIELIITFELVFTVFATCDPKRSDLKGSAALAIGLSVCIGHLFAIPYTGASMNPARSFGPAVIMEKWQDHWVYWVGPLIGGILAAAVYEYLFCPDPDLKHRYADVLSKSPFQIDTYRVVDTDSYPSDQAQFMAKQAAFRVLDLERAEKKERELAGEVLSSV; via the exons GAGGTGTGGTTCATCTTGCTCATGCAATACCAGTATCATGGCAGCCTTCAAGGGTGTGTGGACTCAGGAATTCTGGCGAGCTGTTTCAGGGGAGTTTTTAGCCATGATAATATTCGTACTGCTCAGTTTGGGCTCCACCATCAACTGGGCAGCAACACAGGAGAAGCCTCCGCCCGCTGACCTTGTCCTGATCTCTCTTTGCTTTGGATTATCCATTGCAACCCTCGTCCAGTGTTTTGGGCACATCAGCGGTGCCCACATCAATCCGGCCGTCACCACAGCGATGGTTGCTACACGGAAGCTGAGTCTGGCAAAGGGTGCGTTTTATTTGTTGGCACAGTGTCTGGGGGCAGTGGTgggggcggccatcttgtacGGAGTGACACCAGCATCAGTCAGAGGAGGAATGGGAGTGACTTCT GTCAATGCTGAAATCTCCACTGGTCATGCAATTGTGATAGAGCTCATAATCACTTTTGAGCTTGTCTTCACTGTCTTTGCCACCTGTGACCCCAAACGCAGTGATCTCAAAGGTTCAGCAGCACTGGCTATTGGTCTGTCGGTGTGCATCGGCCATCTGTTTGCT ATCCCATACACTGGAGCCAGTATGAATCCAGCTCGCTCTTTTGGGCCTGCAGTCATCATGGAAAAATGGCAGGACCACTGG GTGTACTGGGTTGGCCCTTTAATAGGGGGCATCCTGGCTGCAGCTGTGTACGAATATCTATTCTGTCCTGACCCTGACCTGAAGCACCGCTATGCTGACGTCCTCTCCAAAAGCCCCTTCCAAATCGACACGTATCGGGTTGTGGACACAGATTCGTACCCCAGCGATCAAGCTCAGTTCATGGCCAAGCAGGCAGCATTCAGAGTGCTGGACCTGGAGAGGGCAGAGAAGAAAGAGAGGGAGCTGGCTGGAGAGGTGCTGTCGTCGGTATGA